One part of the Streptomyces ferrugineus genome encodes these proteins:
- a CDS encoding DUF6397 family protein: MSGDIITTTHHLACTPSRAARELGLKRGELDLAVHLGIIRTVPDEGGGGRRVPRSEIERVSSGDGFPESLRDRVKVVGTSEGADVMDVPAGRFTRLARLGLVVPVTFYLNRYRAVVWLYLAEELKRFAADEHNAPPLNDRRMPEGLRGMLDTGMDLRPRNWRGRHRGFLLRLADDPWECAGALAAFLDPVQIAELVPDPYERSHLNRFRPGPPTSGAPGSPFALIAERIMTADDPDEISLLRADLTAVLQDARRMRPAPRPTAQRVPAPEHPGLPGSLRPEEPERPRGWLRRLRRGTPRATAP, encoded by the coding sequence ATGTCCGGCGACATCATCACGACCACGCACCACCTTGCCTGCACGCCGAGCCGCGCGGCCCGGGAACTGGGTTTGAAGCGAGGGGAATTGGACCTCGCCGTCCACCTCGGAATCATCCGGACCGTGCCCGACGAGGGCGGCGGAGGCCGACGCGTCCCACGGTCCGAGATCGAGCGGGTGAGTTCGGGCGACGGCTTTCCCGAATCGCTGCGGGACCGTGTGAAGGTCGTGGGCACGAGCGAGGGCGCGGACGTCATGGACGTGCCCGCCGGCAGGTTCACACGGCTCGCCCGGCTGGGCCTGGTGGTGCCGGTGACGTTCTATCTGAACCGCTATCGAGCCGTAGTCTGGCTGTATCTGGCCGAGGAGTTGAAGCGGTTCGCCGCCGACGAGCACAACGCCCCACCGCTGAACGACCGCCGGATGCCCGAAGGGCTGCGCGGCATGCTCGACACGGGCATGGACCTGCGCCCACGCAACTGGCGCGGACGCCACCGGGGATTCCTGCTGCGCCTGGCCGACGACCCGTGGGAGTGCGCCGGTGCGCTGGCCGCCTTTCTCGATCCCGTCCAGATCGCGGAGCTCGTCCCCGATCCGTATGAGCGCTCCCATCTGAACCGCTTCCGGCCGGGCCCACCCACGTCCGGCGCACCGGGCTCGCCCTTCGCGCTGATCGCCGAGCGGATCATGACGGCGGACGACCCGGACGAGATCAGCCTGCTGCGGGCCGACCTGACGGCGGTTCTGCAGGACGCGCGCAGGATGCGGCCCGCGCCGCGGCCCACGGCCCAGCGGGTCCCGGCGCCGGAGCATCCGGGGCTCCCCGGCTCGCTGCGGCCCGAGGAGCCGGAACGGCCGCGCGGCTGGCTGCGGCGGCTGCGGCGCGGGACTCCGCGGGCTACAGCGCCCTGA
- a CDS encoding roadblock/LC7 domain-containing protein gives MAQNQGLDWLLDDLTERVDHVRHALVLSNDGLVTGASTGLRREDAEHLAAVSSGLHSLAKGSGRHFGAGRVRQTMIEFDDAVLFVTAAGTGSCLCVLSGADADIGQIAYEMTLLVNRVGEHLDVDARQPERKPLTDV, from the coding sequence ATGGCGCAGAACCAGGGGCTTGACTGGCTACTGGACGATCTGACGGAGCGCGTCGATCATGTGCGACACGCGCTGGTGCTGTCCAACGACGGTCTGGTGACCGGCGCGAGTACGGGACTGCGGCGCGAGGACGCCGAGCACCTCGCCGCCGTCTCGTCCGGACTGCACAGCCTGGCCAAGGGCTCGGGACGGCACTTCGGCGCGGGCAGAGTACGCCAGACGATGATCGAGTTCGACGACGCCGTGCTGTTCGTCACCGCGGCGGGCACCGGAAGCTGTCTGTGCGTGCTCAGCGGCGCGGACGCCGACATCGGCCAGATCGCCTACGAGATGACGCTGCTCGTCAACCGGGTCGGCGAGCACCTCGACGTGGACGCCCGACAGCCCGAACGGAAACCGCTCACAGACGTCTGA
- a CDS encoding DUF742 domain-containing protein, whose product MTDDTTGTPHEPGSQWYDSEAGPLVRPYAMTGGRTQPGPSGVHFDLIALVTLATTARGSDDDTALGPEHRALIELCRPETQSVAELAAGADLPVGVVRVLLGDLLELGRVTVSRPVPPAQLPDERILREVIEGLRAL is encoded by the coding sequence ATGACCGACGACACGACCGGCACCCCGCACGAGCCGGGCAGCCAGTGGTACGACAGCGAAGCCGGGCCTCTGGTCCGCCCGTACGCCATGACGGGCGGACGCACCCAACCCGGACCCAGCGGCGTGCACTTCGACCTGATCGCCCTTGTCACACTGGCCACCACGGCGCGCGGCAGCGACGACGACACCGCGCTCGGGCCGGAACACCGCGCACTGATCGAACTGTGCCGACCGGAGACACAGTCGGTCGCCGAACTCGCCGCAGGCGCCGATCTGCCCGTGGGGGTCGTCAGGGTGCTCCTCGGCGACCTCCTGGAACTGGGGCGCGTCACCGTCAGCCGCCCCGTACCGCCCGCGCAGCTTCCCGACGAGCGGATCCTGCGCGAGGTGATCGAGGGATTGCGAGCGCTGTAG
- a CDS encoding roadblock/LC7 domain-containing protein — MIQDPSMRAAAGVPPLEQGREWGRSGELDWLLDDLVLRVREVRHAVVLSNDGLAVGASTDLRREDAEHLAAVASGFHSLAKGAGRHFGAGGVRQTMVEMDDAFLFVAAAGDGSCLAVLSAVTADIGLVAYEMARLVKRVGEHLYTPPRAAARPPASR; from the coding sequence ATGATCCAGGACCCGAGCATGAGAGCCGCCGCGGGGGTCCCCCCGCTCGAGCAAGGCCGAGAGTGGGGGAGGTCCGGCGAACTGGACTGGCTGCTGGACGACTTGGTGCTGCGCGTACGAGAGGTGCGGCACGCCGTGGTGCTGTCCAACGACGGACTCGCCGTGGGCGCGTCCACCGACCTCCGCCGGGAGGACGCCGAGCACCTCGCCGCGGTCGCCTCCGGCTTCCACAGCCTGGCCAAGGGCGCGGGTCGGCACTTCGGCGCCGGCGGGGTCCGCCAGACCATGGTCGAGATGGACGACGCCTTCCTGTTCGTCGCGGCCGCCGGCGACGGCTCCTGCCTCGCCGTCCTCAGCGCCGTGACCGCCGACATCGGGCTGGTGGCGTACGAGATGGCACGGCTGGTCAAACGCGTCGGCGAGCACCTCTACACGCCCCCGCGCGCCGCCGCGCGGCCACCCGCCTCGCGATGA
- a CDS encoding acyl-CoA thioesterase: MTTNPAERLVDLLDLEQIEVNIFRGRSPQESLQRVFGGQVAGQALVAAARTTDGDRPVHSLHAYFLRPGRPGVPIVYQVERVRDGRSFTTRRVTAVQQGRTIFNLTASFHKPEQGSFDHQLPPARKVPDPESLPTVTDEIREHLGTLPEQLERMARRQPFDIRYVDRLRWTEEDVEDAEPRSAVWMRAVGPLGDDPVVHTCALTYASDMTLLDAVRIPVEPLWGPRSFDIASLDHAMWFHRPFRADEWFLYDQESPIATGGRGLARGRIYDLEGRLLVSVVQEGLFRAL, from the coding sequence ATGACGACCAATCCGGCCGAGAGACTCGTCGACCTGCTCGACCTGGAGCAGATCGAGGTCAACATATTCCGTGGCCGCAGCCCGCAGGAGTCCCTGCAACGGGTCTTCGGCGGCCAGGTGGCGGGCCAGGCGCTGGTCGCCGCCGCGCGCACCACGGACGGCGACCGGCCCGTGCACTCGCTGCACGCGTACTTCCTGCGCCCGGGGCGGCCGGGCGTGCCGATCGTGTACCAGGTCGAACGGGTGCGGGACGGCAGGTCGTTCACGACCCGCCGGGTCACCGCCGTGCAGCAGGGCCGCACGATCTTCAATCTCACCGCCTCCTTCCACAAGCCTGAACAGGGGAGCTTCGACCACCAGCTGCCGCCGGCCCGCAAGGTCCCGGACCCGGAGTCGCTGCCGACGGTCACCGACGAGATCCGGGAGCATCTGGGCACGCTGCCGGAGCAGTTGGAGCGGATGGCCCGGCGGCAGCCCTTCGACATCCGCTATGTCGACCGGCTGCGCTGGACCGAGGAGGACGTCGAGGACGCCGAGCCGCGCAGCGCGGTGTGGATGCGCGCGGTCGGGCCGCTGGGCGACGATCCGGTCGTGCACACCTGCGCGCTGACCTACGCCAGCGACATGACCCTCCTGGACGCGGTCCGCATCCCCGTCGAACCGCTGTGGGGCCCGCGGAGTTTCGACATCGCGTCGCTGGACCACGCGATGTGGTTCCACCGGCCTTTCCGCGCGGACGAGTGGTTCCTGTACGACCAGGAGTCGCCGATCGCGACCGGCGGGCGGGGCCTCGCCCGTGGGCGGATCTACGACCTGGAGGGACGCCTGCTGGTGTCCGTCGTCCAGGAGGGACTGTTCAGGGCGCTGTAG
- a CDS encoding GTP-binding protein, which produces MVSEHTDAPDGETAALALKILVAGGFGVGKTTLVGAVSEIRPLRTEELLSEAGQLVDDIDGVDQKVTTTVAMDFGRITIRSGLSLYLFGTPGQDRFWFLWDELSQGALGAVVLADTRRLEDCFPAVDYFEHRHIPFVVAVNCFAGARAYGAQDVSRALDLDQGTPVVLCDARDRDSGKEVLIRLVEYAGRMHTARLLNSVG; this is translated from the coding sequence ATGGTCTCCGAGCACACCGACGCCCCCGACGGCGAGACGGCCGCCCTGGCGTTGAAAATTCTGGTCGCCGGCGGATTCGGCGTGGGCAAGACCACCCTGGTGGGCGCGGTCAGCGAGATCAGGCCGCTGCGCACCGAGGAACTGCTCAGCGAGGCCGGTCAGCTGGTGGACGACATCGACGGTGTGGACCAGAAGGTCACCACGACCGTCGCCATGGACTTCGGGCGCATCACCATCCGGTCCGGCCTGTCCCTGTACCTCTTCGGCACCCCGGGCCAGGACCGCTTCTGGTTCCTGTGGGACGAGCTGTCACAGGGCGCCCTGGGCGCCGTGGTCCTCGCGGACACCCGGCGCCTGGAGGACTGCTTCCCAGCCGTGGACTACTTCGAGCACCGGCACATCCCGTTCGTCGTGGCCGTCAACTGCTTCGCGGGCGCCCGGGCCTACGGCGCCCAAGACGTCTCACGCGCCCTCGACCTGGACCAGGGGACACCGGTCGTGCTCTGCGACGCCAGGGACCGCGACTCGGGCAAGGAGGTGCTGATCCGGCTCGTCGAGTACGCCGGGCGGATGCACACCGCCCGGCTGCTCAACTCCGTCGGCTGA
- a CDS encoding PPOX class F420-dependent oxidoreductase — translation MAKKMTDEEWRAFVSHGTRTAKLSTVRADGSPHVTPIWFVLDGDEVVFNTGGSSVKGRNLVRDGRVALCVDDDRPPYAFVVVQGRARVSDDLEELRHWAGRIGARYMGEERAQEFEARNGVPGELLVRVTIDKVLAERDVAD, via the coding sequence ATGGCGAAGAAGATGACCGATGAGGAATGGCGGGCGTTCGTCTCGCACGGCACGCGCACCGCAAAGCTGTCGACCGTGCGAGCCGACGGAAGTCCGCATGTGACCCCGATCTGGTTCGTGCTCGACGGCGACGAGGTGGTGTTCAACACCGGCGGTTCGAGTGTGAAGGGCCGCAATCTGGTCCGTGACGGCCGCGTGGCGCTGTGCGTGGACGACGACCGGCCGCCGTACGCCTTCGTGGTCGTCCAGGGCCGCGCCCGGGTCTCGGACGATCTCGAGGAGCTGAGGCACTGGGCAGGCCGTATCGGGGCACGGTACATGGGTGAGGAGCGCGCGCAGGAGTTCGAGGCCCGCAACGGTGTCCCGGGCGAACTCCTCGTCCGCGTCACGATCGACAAGGTACTCGCGGAGCGGGACGTGGCCGACTGA
- a CDS encoding sensor histidine kinase, protein MRTPRRTTAAGARTPSSPPVRGRRAHAGPPADEGPDEPLVGVPDDPPARVERWRIRPRTVRAKIICLLMVPVVSLLALWAYATVTTAQDVSRLRQLQHVDSEIRAPVADAVTALQAERTAAVRYATDPSAGRSDDLEKRAEDTDKAVARLRLGDRNTVADGGQLPAGVAGRLEAFVDGAERLAAVRGAVLDRRSGWDEAYGQYTRTIATAFSVGGALTGIQDAELGSDARVLLEFARAGEALAQEDVVLDSARLTGRLDGERLRLFTGAVDTRRTLTESAVADLRGPERTAWRRLADGGDYASVTAVEDKVLATTPGPGAIDAAPEDTWSRAHARVQGGMRAIEQDAGRDVADRADPFARGLLTPAGAAVLLGLVAVAASLVISVRIGRGLVVELVSLRNSALEIARRKLPEAMRKLRAGEEIDIRAEAPPGPPAEDETGQVGEALGTVHRAALRAAVERAELASGISGVFVNLARRSQVLVHRQLSLLDSMERRSDDPNELSDLFRLDHLTTRMRRHAESLIILSGAAPGRAWRMPVSLTDVVRAAVSEVEDYARVEVRQLPDASVMGAAVADITHLLAEIVENAAQFSPPHTRVRITGEPVGNGYAVEVEDRGLGMGKEALTEANRRIEQSEALDLFDSDRLGLFVVSRLASRHGIKVHLRTSPYGGTTAVVLLPTALLHSASAERSPGTQADARRPSERDHARVPAIDRHQEPVQAVADRPALVAPAPAETPTANHTPPSGVTTLRLHRPPDDSAASDDLPRRVRQASLAPQLREGRLDEEADTTASHDDDQRTPELVRDRMAAYRDGWARGGGRQPGRGAGPEPTPRGDSSEGDLA, encoded by the coding sequence ATGCGCACACCCCGTAGGACCACCGCAGCCGGCGCCCGGACGCCGTCATCGCCGCCGGTGCGCGGCCGTCGCGCCCACGCCGGACCACCGGCCGACGAAGGTCCGGACGAGCCCCTGGTCGGGGTGCCGGACGATCCACCCGCGCGCGTGGAGCGCTGGCGCATACGGCCGCGCACCGTCCGCGCCAAGATCATCTGCCTGCTGATGGTGCCCGTCGTCTCACTGCTGGCCCTGTGGGCCTACGCGACGGTCACCACCGCACAGGACGTCTCCAGGCTGCGCCAGTTGCAGCACGTCGACTCGGAGATCAGGGCGCCCGTCGCCGACGCCGTGACCGCCCTCCAGGCCGAACGCACGGCCGCCGTGCGCTACGCGACCGACCCGTCCGCCGGACGGAGCGACGACTTGGAGAAGCGCGCGGAGGACACGGACAAGGCCGTGGCACGGCTGCGCCTCGGCGACCGCAACACGGTCGCCGACGGAGGGCAGCTCCCCGCCGGAGTGGCCGGGCGACTCGAGGCCTTCGTCGACGGCGCAGAGCGGCTGGCCGCCGTACGCGGTGCCGTCCTCGACCGGCGCTCGGGCTGGGACGAGGCGTACGGGCAGTACACGAGGACCATCGCGACCGCCTTCTCCGTGGGTGGCGCGCTCACCGGCATCCAGGACGCCGAACTGGGCTCCGACGCGCGCGTACTGCTCGAATTCGCCCGCGCGGGCGAGGCGTTGGCCCAGGAGGACGTGGTGCTGGACAGCGCACGCCTGACCGGACGCCTCGACGGAGAGCGGCTGCGGCTGTTCACCGGCGCCGTCGACACCCGCCGTACGCTCACCGAGTCCGCCGTGGCCGACCTGCGCGGCCCCGAACGCACGGCCTGGCGGCGCCTCGCCGACGGCGGCGACTACGCGTCCGTCACGGCCGTGGAGGACAAGGTCCTCGCCACCACACCGGGCCCAGGCGCGATCGACGCGGCGCCGGAAGACACCTGGAGCAGGGCACACGCACGCGTGCAGGGCGGGATGCGGGCCATCGAGCAGGACGCCGGGCGCGATGTCGCGGATCGCGCCGACCCCTTCGCCCGCGGTCTGCTCACCCCGGCCGGCGCCGCCGTTCTGCTCGGCCTCGTCGCCGTCGCCGCCTCGCTCGTGATCTCCGTGCGCATCGGCCGCGGCCTCGTCGTGGAGCTGGTGAGCCTGCGCAACAGCGCCCTCGAGATCGCCCGGCGCAAACTCCCCGAGGCCATGCGCAAGCTGCGCGCCGGTGAGGAGATCGACATCCGGGCCGAGGCACCGCCGGGACCGCCCGCCGAGGACGAGACCGGCCAGGTCGGCGAGGCGCTGGGAACCGTCCATCGCGCCGCCCTCAGGGCCGCCGTGGAGCGCGCCGAGCTCGCCAGCGGCATCTCCGGTGTCTTCGTCAACCTCGCCCGCCGCAGCCAGGTGCTCGTGCACCGCCAACTGAGCCTGCTGGACAGCATGGAACGGCGCTCCGACGACCCGAACGAACTGAGCGACCTGTTCCGGCTCGACCACCTGACCACCCGTATGCGACGCCACGCCGAGAGCCTGATCATCCTCTCCGGGGCGGCACCCGGGCGGGCCTGGCGGATGCCGGTCTCCCTGACCGACGTGGTTCGCGCCGCCGTATCGGAAGTGGAGGACTACGCGCGCGTGGAGGTACGCCAGCTCCCCGACGCCTCCGTCATGGGCGCGGCCGTCGCCGACATCACGCACCTTCTCGCCGAGATCGTCGAGAACGCCGCCCAGTTCTCGCCTCCGCACACGCGCGTGCGCATCACCGGTGAGCCGGTCGGCAACGGCTACGCCGTCGAGGTCGAGGACCGCGGCCTCGGCATGGGCAAGGAGGCACTGACGGAGGCCAACCGGCGCATCGAACAGTCCGAGGCACTCGACCTGTTCGACAGCGACCGTCTCGGCCTCTTCGTGGTCAGCAGGCTCGCGTCCCGGCACGGCATCAAGGTCCACCTGCGCACCTCGCCCTACGGCGGCACCACCGCGGTCGTCCTGCTGCCCACCGCCCTGCTGCACAGCGCCTCGGCGGAACGTTCCCCCGGCACGCAGGCGGACGCCCGACGGCCCTCGGAACGCGACCACGCGCGCGTGCCCGCCATCGACCGGCACCAAGAGCCCGTCCAAGCGGTCGCCGACCGACCCGCACTGGTGGCTCCGGCACCGGCCGAGACCCCGACCGCGAACCACACCCCACCCTCCGGAGTCACCACCTTGCGACTGCACCGCCCACCGGACGACTCCGCGGCCTCCGACGACCTCCCGCGCCGCGTACGGCAGGCGAGCCTCGCCCCCCAACTGCGCGAAGGGCGCCTCGACGAAGAAGCGGACACGACCGCCTCCCACGACGACGACCAGCGCACCCCCGAACTCGTCAGGGACCGCATGGCGGCCTATCGCGACGGCTGGGCGCGGGGCGGCGGCAGGCAGCCCGGCCGCGGCGCCGGCCCCGAACCCACACCGCGCGGCGACAGCAGCGAAGGAGACCTCGCATGA